From a region of the Streptacidiphilus albus JL83 genome:
- a CDS encoding HAD family hydrolase gives MSPSAPRLVATDLDGTIVRSDGSISARTVAALARVERAGARLVFVTGRPPRLMGDIVSAFGHRGLAICSNGALIYDLHSGSVVDERPIRPSELAEAARRLREVAPGIGLAVEYADELAGDDRYQAGAWDADVTVQRLDDAELLGRPAPKLIGRHPTLSADELLALAAPALDGLVTAYHSNGERLVEASCLGVNKAAALAELSWRQGITPAEVAAFGDMPNDLPMLDWAGTSYAVANAHPAVLAAVDRVIPANDEDGVAGIVELLFPGRS, from the coding sequence ATGAGCCCTTCCGCCCCCCGCCTTGTCGCCACCGACCTCGACGGCACCATCGTGCGCTCCGACGGTTCGATCTCCGCGCGCACCGTCGCCGCGCTCGCCCGGGTCGAACGCGCCGGCGCCCGACTGGTCTTCGTCACCGGGCGTCCGCCGCGGCTGATGGGCGACATCGTCAGCGCCTTCGGCCACCGGGGCCTGGCCATCTGCTCCAACGGCGCGCTGATCTACGACCTGCACAGCGGCAGCGTGGTCGACGAGCGTCCGATCCGGCCGAGCGAGCTGGCCGAGGCGGCCCGCAGGCTGCGGGAGGTCGCGCCGGGCATCGGCCTGGCCGTCGAGTACGCCGACGAGCTGGCCGGCGACGACCGCTACCAGGCCGGGGCCTGGGACGCCGACGTGACCGTGCAGCGGCTGGACGACGCCGAGCTGCTGGGCCGGCCCGCGCCCAAGCTCATCGGCCGCCATCCGACGCTCTCGGCGGACGAGTTGCTCGCCCTCGCCGCGCCCGCACTGGACGGGCTGGTGACCGCCTACCACTCCAACGGCGAGCGACTGGTCGAGGCCAGCTGCCTGGGGGTGAACAAGGCCGCCGCGCTGGCCGAGCTGTCCTGGCGGCAGGGCATCACCCCGGCCGAGGTGGCGGCCTTCGGCGACATGCCCAACGACCTGCCCATGCTCGACTGGGCCGGGACCTCCTACGCCGTGGCCAACGCGCATCCCGCCGTCCTCGCCGCCGTCGACCGGGTGATCCCGGCCAACGACGAGGACGGCGTGGCCGGGATCGTCGAGCTGCTCTTCCCCGGCCGGTCCTGA
- a CDS encoding peroxiredoxin, whose amino-acid sequence MAKSPEIGRTAPDFTLPSVHLVDGEVVRGERTLSEEQGHPVVLAFYPGDDTAVCTKQLCSYSSGLEAFTDLGATVWGISTQDLDSHESFARKHGLRMPLLADTGREAVAAYGIGLGGLVRRSVFVIDAEGVLRWKHVAALGLTFRDVSTLTEQLAALSK is encoded by the coding sequence ATGGCCAAGTCGCCCGAGATCGGCCGGACCGCCCCCGACTTCACCCTGCCGTCCGTCCACCTCGTCGACGGCGAGGTCGTCCGCGGCGAGCGCACCCTCTCCGAGGAGCAGGGGCACCCGGTCGTCCTCGCCTTCTACCCCGGCGACGACACCGCCGTCTGCACCAAGCAGCTCTGCTCCTACTCCTCCGGCCTGGAGGCGTTCACCGACCTCGGCGCGACCGTCTGGGGGATCAGCACCCAGGACCTGGACAGCCACGAGAGCTTCGCCCGCAAGCACGGCCTGCGGATGCCGCTGCTCGCCGACACCGGGCGGGAGGCGGTCGCCGCCTACGGCATCGGCCTCGGCGGCCTGGTCCGGCGCTCGGTGTTCGTGATCGACGCCGAGGGCGTGCTGCGCTGGAAGCACGTGGCCGCCCTCGGGCTGACGTTCCGTGACGTCTCGACGCTGACGGAGCAGCTGGCGGCCCTGTCGAAGTGA